From the Mya arenaria isolate MELC-2E11 chromosome 17, ASM2691426v1 genome, the window CAATGTACTTGAAGCTTGGCCGTGACTTGCCATTGCTGGGTCCAGGACAGGTAGACGCCTGATTATAGTCTTGTTGTTGAGTGACAATGTTTTCAGCATCTTCTGAGCTGCCACCACATACCCGTGCCGGAGGTCAGAGTACAACTGACTTACCCAGTGTTTGCATTTCTTGTCCATGCGTGCCTTGTTTAGCCTTGTCTAAATTAACCATCACTAATTCAGACGTCATAAAAAAACTAGCAATGGTGTTGAACAAAGTTTGCATATTTTGACTACTTTCTCACTTTTAAAGAAGCAGTTCTAAACTAGCTCTACAAAAATCATAATGAATGTACACTCCAGTCCGAAAGATGggcatcaacttgaaatttgGTGTCTTGGTGTCTTGTCTTCAAAATTAGAGGGTAAGAATGCGCTTGTTTGTAGTTGTAAGTCACTGAATACTTTTGTTGCGTTGAAAGAATGGTTGTTTCCTTTGGACACATTTTGCCGCATCTTACGATATGTAGTTTTGCCTGGATAGTTAAGATcctgatttaaaacaatgaatttctGTCAATCAAATCTCAGTAAACGGATAGTCCTTGATAcgatttaaaaagttaaaaaagattAAATCTATTATTATTGTGATTTACAGTCAAAACGTCACCAGGTCAAAACGTCATATGGTTAAAACGTCCCCATTTCGGTCAAAGCGTCCCCAGTAGCTGGTCAAAACGTCCCCAGTAGCTGGTCAAAACGTCCCCAAGAACGTCcgcaaaattattttaatttatagcattttataatcacattttaaatttatacattaatCAGTGAAAagtatatatctattttttaaaacaagaagttCTTATTtcccaaatatttatttgaagaccggcattataataataacaataatgataaaaagtatactaacattgaatataataataccttatttatttcatgacagggattataataataacaatactggTAATGATAAGAAGTATACTAACATTGActataataatacttataataatactaataatacaaactataataaaactataaagataataatgttgaagacaataatgataaggctatatatatatataagtaatacAATTAAAAGTTAGTCTTCATCCTCCAGCTCATCTGTTTTGAGCACTCGGTGTCCATATATCACAGATACCTTCTTCAGTAGCCCTGAAGTGGTTATGTCCCTTGCCGTGTAGGCGTCCTATGCATTGAACAGCCTTGACTGCATTGACCGAGTCGATCTTCTCTGAATCCTCCGGAGACTCAGTTCTGATACCAGATGTATTTGTTCTTCCACATCCTTGGCCTTGCGATGTAAGATCTGGAGTAGGACGAAGGAGGGTGGCGCCGCTCCCGTCTTCCTGTTCAGTGGACGATGCCACCCTGGAGGAGAGAAAATACAGTTATACAATAGATATACTATTAATTGAATCGATGCAAGTTATATTactaaataatttttaagtttcgtttatttctttacaattgTGAGCTTACAAATTTACCTTCTACATCATTGTTGGTTCGGACAGCTTGTCCGAAGACACACCACTCCTCCACGGTCCAACATGGGGAATTGAACCACTGCTGGTCCAAGTACTCCAGCAAAGGGAGTACCGCCTCCGAAGAAGTATAATCCTTCATGCACTCGAAGGTTGGCCGGATATGCTCTTGGTGTAAGAATGGAAGACTTAAAACCTTCCGGATGAAAGCATGTGTCCCTCGGTCCTGACTGTACTGGGTTGCAAGTCCAAGTCTCTGTAGgggttaataaatatatatataattattttacatccTAACATTTCCTTTAGTTTTCGTTTTTCTATTTCGTCTTTGAGTAAATCTAAAATAATGTctataatgttttttcttgcaatattttaaattggaGTAACGTGAAATTCagacaatgttttttttgtattggtACATTGTATGTACCTGCACCGTCCTCCAAATAGCTTGACCCCAATGGAAGGCGCAGCCACGGAGCTTGATGACAGGAAACACCTCTTTCGCAGCTTTCCACAGCCCCCTCTCATAATCGAGCACCATGCCCTCTACGGCGCACTGTCCAACGATGGCGTTCTTGATGgactattaagaaatattatataacaaaaaatgaatgacaATCTCTAGTatatgaacattgttaaatTTCCTTATTTCATATCGTCTCAAAAGAGGAAACATGTAcactaaaaaataattgtgataGGCATGATTGTTTACCTCGAAGACTGCAACGTAGTCATTCGCCTTGCGCCCGAAAGCGTGTATTTTCAATAACATGACAAAAAGAAACCGCATTTACTGACAAATACGCAATGAATTTTTATACACCATACTTTACGTAGTgtccattaaaaatatgtttgttcaaTTCTAATAAACTGGTATGTTACTTTGATGTCAACAACATTACAAAAGGAGCTCACCTTTGAGTTGTCCAGACGTGGCTTGGACATGGACGGCTCACTTGAGGATGTTCCTGTAACTGCACTTTGCGATTGGATGCGGAGCCAGACGACACGGATTTGTTTACTGAAGTTTGCAATGAAAAATCTCGTTGGGTGCAGAAGTACTTGGAGAAATAAAGATAGATTGCTGTTTAACCGCAGGTACGGGACGGTAGTAGTCCTCACTTGTCTGGCTAGGTGTTGAACACAAGGGTGTGGCACTGACCGTAGCCGTTTCCATCTTTGTTCCGAATAATACAACAATCATTCTCCAAATGTCGTCCAATTCTGCCACTTCTGTTGTATTCTGGAGAAGTGCAAATTCTGCCGAAAACACTTGTCGGATATTTTGTCTCTAATATTGTCACGGAAAGCTTTCATCATGTGTGCAACACAAATGAGCTACACAGTTATGTCAGG encodes:
- the LOC128224323 gene encoding uncharacterized protein LOC128224323, encoding MKDYTSSEAVLPLLEYLDQQWFNSPCWTVEEWCVFGQAVRTNNDVEGWHRPLNRKTGAAPPSFVLLQILHRKAKDVEEQIHLVSELSLRRIQRRSTRSMQSRLFNA